A window of the Candida orthopsilosis Co 90-125, chromosome 1 draft sequence genome harbors these coding sequences:
- a CDS encoding Rps22a predicted ribosomal protein, with amino-acid sequence MTRTSVLADALNAINNAEKTGKRQVLIRPSSKVIIRFLTVMQKHGYIGEFEYIDDHRSGKIVVQLNGRLNKCGVISPRFNVKIGDIERWTDNLLPARQFGYVILTTSAGIMDHEEARRKHVSGKILGFVY; translated from the coding sequence ATGACCAGAACCTCAGTTTTAGCAGATGCTTTAAACGCCATCAACAACGCCGAAAAGACCGGTAAGAGACAAGTTCTCATTAGaccatcatcaaaagtCATTATTAGATTTTTGACTGTTATGCAAAAACATGGTTACATTGGAGAATTCGAATACATTGATGATCACAGATCAGGTaagattgttgttcaattaaACGGTAGATTAAACAAGTGTGGTGTTATTTCACCAAGATTTAACGTCAAGATTGGTGACATTGAAAGATGGACTGATAACTTGTTACCAGCTAGACAATTCGGTTACGTTATCTTGACTACTTCTGCTGGTATCATGGACCATGAAGAAGCTAGAAGAAAGCACGTTTCTGGTAAGATTTTGGGTTTCGTTTATTAA
- a CDS encoding Yip3 protein (S. cerevisiae homolog YIP3 has role in ER to Golgi vesicle-mediated transport and localizes to ER to Golgi transport vesicle, endoplasmic reticulum, apparatus) gives MSQLLNLAQFSNLSDRFSVERIKSDFASLQSTISKLRPPQEFFDFRRVSKPANFGEIQQRVSYNLGYFSANYLAIVACLSIYALVTNLLLLSVLGFVIFGVWAINRLEGEDFVTPFGRLNTSQLYTGLLIVAVPLGFLASPVSTLMWLIGSSIVGVGAHASLMEKPIETVFEDEGIV, from the exons ATGTCACAACTTTTAAATTTAGCA CAATTTTCCAACCTTTCGGATAGATTCAGTGTCGaaagaatcaaatcagattttgcatcattacaatcaacaatttccaaattacGTCCACCACAagaattttttgattttagaCGTGTCTCCAAACCCGCcaattttggtgaaattcAACAACGTGTTAGTTATAATTTAGGTTATTTTTCCGCCAATTATTTAGCTATTGTTGCTTGTTTGAGTATTTATGCACTTGTTACCAATTTACTTTTATTGTCTGTGTTGGGGTTTGTTATATTTGGAGTCTGGGCAATTAATCGATTAGAAGGTGAAGATTTTGTTACTCCTTTTGGTAGATTAAACACATCACAATTGTATACTGGGTTATTGATCGTTGCTGTTCCTTTAGGATTTTTGGCTAGTCCTGTGTCTACTTTGATGTGGTTGATTGGACTGAGTATTGTTGGAGTTGGTGCTCATGCATCATTAATGGaaaaaccaattgaaactgtttttgaagatgaagggATTGTCTAA
- a CDS encoding Tfa1 protein (protein with polyglutamate motifs and abundant Ser/Thr residues) — MDDSVRSLIRFVSRGFYSTPYVLILDAVLRHSVLSEDDLIHLIGIKRKELRSLCNRLVEDRLLINHIQREDNGQQKYVTRTYFYIHITEAIDSIKWKVHTIVNQLKQEMSSFGNPQGYVCPRCGKKVSQLDAISLLSEDKTEFICDVCQGVLIEDDSSQQAILKQEKLEDLMLQIDPIIKYLKIIDDSQIQDNDFESSLLQAIPAQSTTSAQYTLSNRVSSKSRSGINAQAMQNAAARSQATLHVSITANDENYEREQLEKERRRQKLEQNALPSWHSNSTVGNSQNVDFMKDELEVTNSVNEEGEDGETKVKNEQGNNSVAVKEERQGATSELEDGNGTEVSSVLPTPEPTSLTAPPQSTSNNNNIHTDLKDQEAQNALAEYYAQLAEQEGDDDDDDDDDDDDDDDDEDEFDDLI; from the coding sequence atgGACGATTCAGTCAGATCTTTAATCAGGTTTGTTAGCAGAGGATTCTATAGTACACCATATGTCTTGATTTTAGATGCTGTATTACGTCACTCTGTATTATCAGAAGATGATttaattcatttgattggtatcaaaagaaaagaattacGTTCACTTTGTAATCGATTAGTTGAAGATAGGTTATTAATAAATCATATTCAAAGAGAAGATAATGGACAACAGAAATATGTTACTAGAACGTATTTTTATATCCATATAACTGAAGCTATAGATTCAATTAAATGGAAAGTTCATACCATTGTTAATCAATTAAAACAAGAGATGTCAAGTTTTGGTAATCCTCAAGGTTATGTATGTCCAAGATGTGGTAAAAAAGTTTCACAATTGGATGCTATTTCCTTATTAAGTGAAGACAAAACTGAGTTTATATGTGATGTATGTCAAGGAGTAttaattgaagatgattcaTCACAACAAGCTATActaaaacaagaaaaattgGAGGATCTAATGTTACAGATTGATCCAATTATtaaatatttgaaaattattgatgattctcaaattcaagataatgattttgaaagttCATTATTGCAGGCAATTCCTGcccaatcaacaacttcagcTCAATATACATTATCTAACCGTGTTAGCTCTAAATCAAGATCAGGTATTAACGCACAAGCTATGCAAAATGCAGCAGCTAGATCACAAGCCACTTTACATGTTTCAATTACCgcaaatgatgaaaattacGAACGagaacaattggaaaaggaaagaagaagacaaaaattggaacaaAATGCATTACCTTCATGGCATTCAAATAGTACTGTTGGTAATTCACAAAATGTAGATTTTATGAAGGATGAGTTGGAGGTTACCAATAGTGTtaatgaagaaggagaagatgGTGAGACAAAAGTTAAAAATGAACAGGGCAACAATAGTGTCGCCgtcaaagaagaaagacAAGGTGCTACTAGTGAATTGGAAGATGGAAATGGCACAGAGGTATCTTCAGTATTGCCCACCCCTGAACCTACATCCTTGACGGCACCACCACAATCTacatccaacaacaacaacatccaTACCGATCTCAAGGATCAAGAAGCGCAGAATGCATTGGCTGAATATTACGCTCAACTTGCCGAACAAGAGGgagacgatgatgatgacgatgacgacgatgacgacgatgacgatgatgatgaggatgaatttgatgatttgatttag
- a CDS encoding Hcm1 protein (protein with forkhead domain), producing the protein MSSLFTTDKPAGKLPLSESTNYYANSDSTPTGTTTTTTTTPSKLTKNSSISLSTQTPPSTATTSLKRTNQGGFDIFGFNTPLRTTHLDPTILSTINFDSNFYNMQSTYLSPASSSPQQQHQQQEPQEHPQSLPSVEEPEKEKGSPPIKKKRSKSTSPIKSGSTTTPITSTNKPFSLYSEEKPPYSYATLIGISILSHPEKRLTLSNIYQWISDTFRFYKKEDVGWQNSIRHNLSLNKAFVKGDKSKDGKGHYWCIKPGFEEQFLKSRSVKKSSYHEVMDQLNYATKINAALAAAQETTKQQAAVGTTEQKIASDKNISSKKRTRKQPITLMSSPTIPQERTVDEEQDSSNSEDDDGDDDYGEEDLTILDPPVKKFKSQRNSDNDTEEEDSLLQASTKSKSDNTYILDLPWSANTSYSESPTKLPPISHLTNSVLSTPKSTPNRSSRNSANNNIPQFQITESPENVLAGKNLTFTSSFSCNSNFELSPLRTSETGPLLEPVTPANNNSKRSQHHIAQLAQSQPSSVSSSTHLQHTNSIFGSTSKQMFILTRTPKSTTTPLRKTPTTNSIISYLEEYFSPLNENTHSLHHQQQPQLHQLHYASNLHIPASHPLHYIQTPPSTSANANGTTTTTSGSLLMQSTLLSASSSSASSTTSSHSKLNNVVASSTKNNDNSGDDKNDAFVAFQSSPILKRGFYEKSKNKNLIQELEKLQRES; encoded by the coding sequence atGTCATCTTTATTCACCACCGACAAACCAGCTGGCAAGTTACCTTTGCTGGAATCAACCAACTACTATGCAAACTCAGATAGTACTCCCACTGGCACCACTACCACTACCACAACCACGCCATCAAAGTTGACTAAGAACTCGAGCATTTCTTTATCAACCCAAACACCTCCTAGTACTGCCACCActtcattgaaaagaacGAATCAAGGAGGGTTTGATATCTTTGGGTTCAATACTCCATTGCGGACAACACACTTAGATCCAACGATATTATCAACGATAAATTTTGATCTGAATTTTTACAATATGCAATCAACTTATTTATCGcctgcttcttcttcgccacagcagcaacaccaacaacaagaaccACAAGAACATCCGCAATCACTACCACTGGTAGAAGAGCCAGAGAAGGAAAAAGGATCGCCaccaatcaagaaaaagaggagCAAGTCTACCTCTCCTATAAAGAGTGGATCTACAACTACCCCCATCACCTCCACGAATAAACCTTTCAGCTTGTATTCCGAAGAAAAACCACCTTATTCATATGCTACACTCATTGGAATTTCCATATTGTCCCATCCTGAAAAAAGGCTAACTTTATCAAACATCTATCAGTGGATTTCAGATACTTTTAGATTTTACAAGAAGGAAGATGTTGGTTGGCAGAATTCAATTAGACATAATTTATCACTTAATAAGGCATTTGTCAAAGGAGATAAACTGAAGGATGGTAAAGGCCATTATTGGTGTATAAAACCAGGATTTGAGGAACAATTCTTGAAAAGTAGAAGTGTTAAAAAGTCATCGTATCATGAAGTTATGGATCAGCTCAACTATGCTACAAAGATAAATGCTGCCTTAGCTGCTGCTCAGGAAACCACTAAGCAGCAGGCTGCAGTTGGCACCACTGAACAAAAGATTGCAAGCGACAAGAATATTTCATCCAAAAAGAGGACTAGAAAACAGCCCATTACTTTAATGTCTTCACCTACTATACCCCAGGAAAGAACAGTTGACGAGGAACAAGACTCTAGTAACTctgaggatgatgatggtgatgatgactaTGGCGAGGAAGATTTAACCATATTGGATCCGCCAgtcaaaaaattcaagTCTCAAAGGAATAGTGATAATGACACGGAAGAAGAGGATCTGTTATTACAAGCTTCGACTAAACTGAAATCTGATAACACCTATATACTAGATTTACCATGGTCAGCAAACACTTCGTATTCTGAATCACCAACTAAACTACCGCCAATATCCCATCTTACAAATTCAGTTTTGTCAACTCCAAAATCTACCCCAAATCGCAGTTCGCGCAACAGtgccaacaacaatatacctcaatttcaaataacTGAATCACCTGAAAATGTACTTGCTGGTAAAAACTTGACATTTACTTCCTCATTTAGTTGTAATTCAAATTTCGAATTATCGCCATTAAGAACAAGTGAAACCGGTCCATTATTAGAACCAGTAACTCCAgcaaacaacaattcaaagAGGAGTCAACATCATATAGCTCAATTGGCTCAACTGCAACCACTGCTGGTGCTGCTGTCAACTCACTTACAACATACTAATAGTATATTTGGATCAACTTCAAAGCAAATGTTTATTTTAACGAGAACGCCGAAGTCTACAACCACCCCATTACGCAAAACACCAAccacaaattcaataatttcatATCTTGAAGAATATTTCAGTccattgaatgaaaataCCCATCTgctacatcatcaacaacaaccacaacttCATCAGTTACATTATGCCAGTAACCTACATATTCCAGCTCTGCATCCATTACATTACATACAAACGCCACCATCAACTAGTGCAAATGCAAATGGAACAACTACGACGACGTCTGGTTCACTCTTGATGCAACTGACTTTGTTATCAGCCTCGTCGTCCtcagcttcatcaactacatCGTCACACCTGAAGTTGAATAATGTCGTTGCCAGCAGTACGAAGAATAATGATAATAGTGGTGATGACAAAAATGATGCTTTTGTTGCATTCCAATCAAgtccaattttgaaacgGGGGTTTTACgaaaaatccaaaaataagaatttgattcaagaattggagaaattgcAACGTGAACTGTAA
- a CDS encoding Bud31 protein (S. cerevisiae homolog has a role in of the bud site), whose product MPRTTKSKLKIKKTSPPPPGYDKIAPTILKYKQKLKSATTNSTSPTTGSTIPGAKPTSLCPIYKITHDVTKYIYDLHTRQKISDELYTWLTLQDYVDSLLIAKWKKQGYEKLCCTQCITGGSTCICRVPKVELLKRGQDDKVDVECVTCGCRGCASSD is encoded by the coding sequence ATGCCACGAACtaccaaatcaaaactcaaaattaaaaaaacTTCACCGCCACCACCAGGCTACGATAAAATCGCCCCCACGATActcaaatacaaacaaaaactaaaaTCAGCAACTACCAACTCCACCAGTCCCACCACCGGCTCTACCATCCCTGGAGCAAAGCCCACATCACTATGTCCCATTTACAAAATAACCCACGACGTCACCAAATACATCTACGACTTACACACGAGACAAAAGATCAGTGATGAATTATATACATGGTTAACATTACAAGATTATGTTGATTCACTCTTGATTGCTAAATGGAAAAAACAAGGGTATGAGAAACTATGTTGTACTCAATGTATCACTGGAGGATCAACTTGTATTTGTCGCGTGCCGAAGGTGGAGTTATTGAAACGGGGTCAAgatgataaagttgatgttgaatgTGTTACTTGTGGATGTCGAGGTTGTGCATCTAGTGATTAG
- a CDS encoding Ppa2 protein (S. cerevisiae homolog PPA2 has inorganic diphosphatase activity, has role in aerobic respiration localizes to mitochondrion), translating to MMIRSVLHYTHRSKFFNFYSTKLSTTMPSQLPAAALARLSLTNQHLMLSRTNATTTTTTTSPAPDSQTAIRTTSKAPLVIPTGQGTKYTATYANYATTESGKIISYFHDIPLDLNPDTKEANFICEIPRWSNAKFEIATKVPGNPIIQDTKNGKVRFVKNLFPHHGYIHNYGAFPQTWEDPFEQHYNLYGDNDPLDVCEIGSDVLSTGSVKRVKILGSLALIDDGEMDWKVIVIDTEDELASKVHDIADIAKLCPGLLEATRQWFRDYKLADGKPVNAFAFDGQFKSAKETVKIVQECNSSWRNLVDGKVAKHEKLPSILNTTLDNTPGHVNDFEIKLTKSVEPDGQIPVDTHKNYFFKTN from the coding sequence ATGATGATTAGATCTGTTCTTCATTATACCCATagatcaaaatttttcaatttttattCAACCAAATTATCTACAACCATGCCATCGCAATTACCAGCTGCTGCATTAGCTAGACTTTCACTAACAAACCAACATCTCATGCTTTCACGTACAAAtgccaccaccaccaccacaactACCTCACCAGCACCAGATTCACAAACCGCCATCAGGACCACCTCAAAAGCTCCCTTGGTGATTCCAACCGGTCAAGGAACCAAGTATACTGCTACTTACGCCAATTACGCCACTACCGAATCAGGCAAAATCATTTCATATTTCCATGATATCCCCCTCGATTTAAATCCTGATACAAAAGAAGcaaatttcatttgtgAAATACCACGTTGGTCAAACgctaaatttgaaatcgCCACAAAGGTACCAGGAAACCCTATTATTCAAGATACCAAAAATGGCAAAGTACGATTTGTAAAGAACTTGTTCCCACACCATGGATATATTCATAATTATGGAGCATTTCCTCAGACTTGGGAAGATCCATTTGAACAACACTATAACTTGTATGGTGACAATGATCCCTTGGATGTCTGTGAAATTGGATCGGATGTGTTGTCAACAGGATCAGTCAAACGCGTGAAAATTCTTGGATCGTTGGctttaattgatgatggagaaATGGATTGGAAAGTAATTGTAATTGATACCGAAGATGAATTAGCTTCGAAAGTTCATGATATTGCTGATATAGCTAAGTTGTGCCCGGGATTATTGGAAGCTACAAGACAATGGTTTCGTGATTACAAATTGGCAGACGGGAAACCTGTCAACGCATTTGCATTTGACGGACAGTTCAAGTCGGCTAAGGAAACAGTTaaaattgttcaagaatGTAATTCTAGTTGGCGGAATTTAGTTGATGGTAAAGTTGCCAAACATGAGAAATTACCCAGTATTTTAAACACAACTTTGGACAATACACCTGGTCATGTCAacgattttgaaataaaattgacaaaatcGGTGGAACCGGATGGACAAATTCCTGTTGATACACACAAGAActatttcttcaaaaccaattga